Part of the Pseudoalteromonas undina genome, AATATAGACAAAAGTAACAATGCTTGCTTGTCTGTTTTATCCATTACTCGGCCTTAACGGTTGTTTTGAACGTTGGATTGTTAATATCAACTAAAGATACTTGGTAGCCTTTATTTTCAAGTAATGTCAGTAAGCTACCTTCTCCGGCTAGGTGGCCTGCTCCCACGAGAACAAATTCACTTTTATCGTTATTAAACATTTGCTCTACTTTAACTAGCCAGTTATTGTTTCTATCAGTCATTAATTGTTTATAAGTTGCAGGATCATTTTTTTGCATCGTTTCAAGTGCTACTGTGTAGAGCGATTGCGTATCACCTTTACGCCAAGCTGAGAGTAATTTTTTAAACGTCACACCGTAATTATCAAACCCAGCTAAATTATTTTTGATAAAGTCATTTTCGCTACCTTCACCCATAGTCTTAAATAACTCTAACTGAAACGCCATAGTCTCTAAGTATTGTTGTTCCTTATTATCTAATGTCGCTTTTTTAGTAAAGTAAGCGTCAACGCCTTCACCCATTAAATTTTGTTTTTGCAGCTCCATCGACATCAGCACAATACTAACCATTGCAGGACGAAAGTTATCTAATTTAGTTAGGTTTGCACCAAATTCAGCCAGCTTTTTTTCTAATGCTAACTTTACCTCTGGAGTTAGCTTTTGGCTCAATGTTTCATTATTTTCATAAGATAGTGCGCTCAACATTTTCATTTGTGCTTGTGCATCGCTAGGATCAGGTATTGGTGCTTCTAATACAATCGTATCTGCTTGCTTATAGGCGTGGTTAAACTCCACTGGTAGAGGCATCTCTGACTTAGGTAAAATGTGTACTGTGCCGCCAATAAATAATGAGTCATTTCCTTTACTTACTTGCCACACTGAACTTTGTGCTTGTACAGTCGTTGCTAATAAGCAGCCGCTCAATAATACGGTTGCTGAAAGAGCTTTTTTAGTAAATGTATTCATAACACTTCCTTAATGTAATTTTATTTATTATTGATTGGTTAAAATAGTGCTTATATAAGTTGTTAGTGACGACGTTATTTTTGAAAGGTTACTATCAATTTTTGAGTTCATCTTGTTGATGGACGATTCAAAGTCGGTTGCAATTTGGTTCTCTATACTAGTAAATAATGTTTCAGTGTTTACTTCATGCTTGATGAGTGAGTCAGTGTTGGTAGCATAAATTATTTGATTGCTATTGATGACTATTTCACCCGCTGCACATTGATCTGAATTGGTTAGTAGCGTGTTGTTTTTACTTTCTGTAGCGACTGCAGAGGCTGTACTAAATACTGTTGCTAATAAAATTACGGGTAATACTTTTTTAGTTGCGTTATTCATAATGAAACCTTTTTTATGTTTAAAAGTCAGCTTAATTACTATTAAAAAGTCGTGTTTAGTAAGCTGCTTGTTGATGACGTTTTAAAGAATATCGCTAAATTTATCTAGAGTCGCTTATCTAGTTGTGAGTGATTTATTTATAAGGTTTTTATTTTTTTTGTTGTTTTAAATTAGAGAGTTAATCACAAACCTTATCTGTGAATATAAGGTTTTAAATTAACCTAGCTATATTAAAAAGTGTACCTGTGGTAGGGTTGTTGAAAAATAAAAATATGTAAAACTATGAATTATCAAATCGGACCTTGGCAATTTATTAGTAATCGCTGTGTGATTACTTCAAACAATATGGAAAGGGAATTAGACCCACTTTTAGTAAAGCTATTACTGCACTTTATAAATAAGCCTCAACACATTGTTTCTCGACAAGAGCTTATTGAAAGTGTGTGGCAACAGAGCTTTGTTGATGATAATGCGATTAACCGTGCAATCTCAGAGTTAAGAAAGCAGCTTGCCCACCCAACTGAAAAAGCACCGCTTTTAAAAACTCATTACCGTAAAGGTTACAGTCTAACCGTAATACCAGAGCGTTTAACGCAAACAAGCGTTTTTGAAGAGCCTGCAAACTTTTTGCCTGACTCACCGGATTTTTTTGCCAAAAATGAAGAGGTAGTGACTGCAACTACTTCTCAACCGGTTCAAAGAACGAATAGTAAAAAGTTTTTGATCTATTCTTTAGTCGTCATTATTTGTCTGTGCTTTTTAGTATGGTTAGGGTTGTTTTTTATTAATGCACCTTCTAGCGAAAAGATTAAACAGATCACGGTTAATAAGGTAGCAAGCACGTGGAATATAGGTAGTGAAGTTCACCCTGAATTATCCTCAGATAAACAATATTTAGCTTACACCAATATAGAACCTGAAAATGACGTAATGCATGCATTTGTAAAGCGACTATCTGATCAAAGGGAAGT contains:
- a CDS encoding TraB/GumN family protein gives rise to the protein MNTFTKKALSATVLLSGCLLATTVQAQSSVWQVSKGNDSLFIGGTVHILPKSEMPLPVEFNHAYKQADTIVLEAPIPDPSDAQAQMKMLSALSYENNETLSQKLTPEVKLALEKKLAEFGANLTKLDNFRPAMVSIVLMSMELQKQNLMGEGVDAYFTKKATLDNKEQQYLETMAFQLELFKTMGEGSENDFIKNNLAGFDNYGVTFKKLLSAWRKGDTQSLYTVALETMQKNDPATYKQLMTDRNNNWLVKVEQMFNNDKSEFVLVGAGHLAGEGSLLTLLENKGYQVSLVDINNPTFKTTVKAE